One window of the Chitinophagales bacterium genome contains the following:
- the lolD gene encoding lipoprotein-releasing system ATP-binding protein LolD: MTILEANNLHKSYGRLQVLKGIDLTVQAKEIVSIVGASGAGKSTLLHVIGTIDRYDSGRVVIDGTDLRTLHSRQLARFRNQKIGFVFQFHHLLPEFTALENVQIPALIGGADRKQSRKEAIALLERLGLADRLNHKPAELSGGEQQRVAVARALINKPAVVMADEPSGNLDSENARALHHLFLQLRNEQGQTFIIVTHNAELAMLADRRLVMKDGRIIADESTHVVPLQVG; encoded by the coding sequence ATGACCATTCTGGAGGCGAATAACCTGCATAAGTCATATGGGCGCCTGCAGGTGTTGAAAGGTATTGACCTGACCGTGCAGGCAAAAGAGATTGTATCTATCGTGGGCGCATCGGGAGCCGGTAAGAGCACACTGCTGCATGTGATAGGCACCATTGACCGGTATGACAGCGGCAGGGTAGTGATTGATGGAACAGACCTGCGCACGCTGCATAGCCGGCAGCTGGCACGTTTCCGCAATCAAAAAATAGGCTTTGTATTTCAGTTTCATCATTTGTTGCCGGAGTTTACTGCTCTGGAAAATGTGCAGATACCTGCCCTCATCGGGGGTGCTGACCGCAAACAAAGCCGCAAGGAAGCGATAGCCCTGCTGGAACGCCTGGGCCTGGCCGACCGGCTCAACCATAAGCCTGCAGAGCTTTCAGGAGGTGAACAGCAACGGGTAGCTGTAGCGCGGGCGCTCATCAACAAACCTGCTGTGGTGATGGCCGATGAACCCAGCGGCAACCTGGACTCCGAAAATGCACGTGCCCTCCATCATTTGTTTCTGCAACTCCGCAATGAGCAGGGGCAAACGTTTATCATTGTTACCCACAATGCCGAGCTGGCTATGCTGGCCGACCGCAGACTGGTGATGAAGGACGGCAGAATTATAGCCGATGAGAGCACACACGTTGTGCCCTTGCAGGTGGGATAA